The following proteins are encoded in a genomic region of Gossypium hirsutum isolate 1008001.06 chromosome D05, Gossypium_hirsutum_v2.1, whole genome shotgun sequence:
- the LOC121217936 gene encoding lon protease homolog, mitochondrial: MVRSSKVVNVGTGSGLISGKSYATSMELTTLENITVTPTFSWSASMSTTMKPVVEGMSHALFSWIWSRALWIPSDLVLLDKPFAPITSSSDSLVLATTGPRVITRRELSSLILFLMLSGKWLRIVIAYKHIVDFNFPRLADFGAAISGANKLQCQQVIEELDVHKRLQLTLELVKKEMEISKIQDSIAKAIEEKISGEQR; the protein is encoded by the exons ATGGTTCGTTCATCCAAGGTGGTCAATGTGGGAACCGGATCAGGGCTAATTTCTGGGAAGTCATATGCGACGAGCATGGAGTTGACAACACTGGAAAATATAACGGTGACTCCGACCTTCAGTTGGAGCGCATCAATGTCTACTACAATGAAGCCAGTGGTGGAAGGTATGTCCCACGCGCTGTTCTCATGGATCTGGAGCCGAGCACTATGGATTCCGTCAGATCTGGTCCTTTTGGACAAACCTTTCGCCCCGATAACTTCGTCTTCGGACAGTCTGGTGCTGGCAACAACTGGGCCAAGGGTTATTACACGGAGGGAGCTGAGCTCATTGATTCTGTTCTTGATGTTGTCAGGAAAGTGGCTGAGAATTGTGATTGCTTACAAG CATATAGTTGATTTCAATTTTCCAAGGTTAGCAGATTTTGGAGCTGCAATATCTGGTGCAAACAAATTGCAATGCCAGCAAGTTATTGAAGAGTTGGAT GTGCATAAGCGGTTGCAACTTACACTGGAATTAGTaaaaaaggaaatggaaatcagCAAGATTCAG GACTCAATTGCGAAAGCAATCGAGGAAAAGATAAGTGGTGAACAACGCTGA